CAATATTCACTAATTTCATGTTCTGGAATTATGAACTGTGTACCCGGTTAGCAATTAAGCTGGAAAGTGATACACCGTGTGTCACAAGAATAGAGGGATTTGCGTAACAACTAGGCAGTAATACAGTAACATATTTCTGGAGTATAACATTCCAGAAATTTGTTTAGCAAAGGAACCACTAGAAATCTTAGAGACGAACATGGTAATCTTCGACGAACCCCATATATCAATACCAACTAGTACTTCCCGGTCAGTTCTTATAAACTGACATCATATTTAATGAAGTGGGGATGCAATATGGTAAAGGCTAATGTTTATTCTATACGGTTGATGAATTGAAAAAATTGGGGTTAACAGAAGATTACACAAAGAAAAGGATACAATACGAAATAATTATAAATTAAAAGGACCTCTCTCTAATATCGAAAATTTGACGGCTGTATTTTAACTGGGAAACTAAATTAGGTTTCATCCGGTGGCTTCTGACTTCTGAGATCATCCAACGACCCACAGGCTATTTGCTTATTAAGTTGTCCCGCGCAGCTGCGTGGGACAGCACTGCTCTTTACGGAATATGTATATGCGTATCTGTATCTCTCTGGTATAAAAGTAAAGTCTTCGGAAATTGGCATTAATGGCTTGAAATGCCATTAATTAATTAAAGAAGGTTattgtaaattttatttttaattaattgaaagatttttttcttttataatccTATTTTCAATCTAGAATATAAAAATTGGGAAAACTTCTACCGAGAAATAATTGATATACTGTTTTCTTTTTGGGTATTTTTGGGCTATGTTTCCGGGTAGTTAAATACTCTACGTTTTTTGTGCCTTGCCTTTGTTGTTTAGTAATGTTTTCATATCTTAATCTATAGGTGGATGGTGGTAAACAAACAGGTTGTTTCAATGTGCTTTGTTATGGCTTCGTTCAAGTTCATGAGCAGGTATTTCTTGGTTCAGTATTAGGGCAAACATCAACCTACGGAAAACATGCATTCGGCCTACCTGCCAGGGTATATCGGGTAAGTGAGTTTCATTCAAAAAGTTGAACAAATAAAACTTTGTAATCACTTGATGCCCAATGTCTTTATATTAACAGGATTCGAGAACTGGTCGGTAATTGGTGGTTGATGTTTAACGTTATAATAGGATATTGGTCAGCAGAAATCTTTACGCATTTGGCAGACAATGCTTCGGTTGTACGATATGGAGGTATAGCAGGTGCAGAACCTCAGACAGAGACACCACCGATGGTAAATGGATATTTACCTCAACTTCAGGATTATACGAAGACAACATTTATAAAGAAAATGAAATATATCGACGATAAAGGACAACTTGCCAACATAAACCCAGACGGAGCACAATCTAAGCATGATGCGAAATTGGATTGTTATGATATTTTGTTCGGTGGTAATTTAGGAGGCGATTGGGAAATGACTATGACATATGGATGGTGGTATGTGTAGCTAGCACATtaatgctactgatggaatgtctGAGCTCATAATTTTTCTGTAGTGAAATAAGCTCGGTTATCTTAAGTCAAGACTGTcaagtgttttcttttcttttttcttccggtAAGCAAATATAAACTTAAACTTAATTAATTTGAGCTTGAAGCTATGGTTACATTTGAAAGTTGTTGCATCTAAGATAATGTAAAAAAAGATGGGAATGGTGAATGATGCGGAACGACCATCAATTAGCTTAGGAGTGACAAGAAGGTCTTGTTGACTTCGCGTTAGTAGCCATCTCTTTAATGAGACTCTTTTCATAGATCATCTGGCATCTGGAACCAGAATTGATATACAATATTTTGGCTTTCTATCTGTAATGTAAAAAGTTTGAATCTAAAATGACTATGAGCCATGAGATCCACTTAAAAGGACTAAGAAGCTTTTAAGTTGCACAACAAAAATTGGATCATGAGAGTCAAAACCCAAATTCTAAGGCCCAAGAGAACTTTTAAATTTTAAGCGAAAATGATTTATTCACCCAAGAAAACTCAACGAATTTTGCACCGTGTGAGAGATGGTGGGGCCTATTCCTGCCCACCTCTATCCCAATGCAGAAAAAACCGTACTGGTTCTGTTTGATTCCTCACGATGCATTTTTCGGTTGATTTTTTCGGTCAACCTAAAATCACTCAATTTTAAGCAAATTCGGTTCACGAGGCAGATTTTTGGATCAAGATACAACTATCTGTCCCGGTGAAGATTTGGGGATTAGGACTTTCTTCACAAGGTGCATTTATAGTCACTAGTCAAGTTTTTAACCACGAGCCAGACCATAGGTAAGGAAGTATTAAATCACGAGCAAATTAGGATACAAGGAGATTCTGTCATGATAAAAGTTGAGGGATCTGCTAAAGATATTGTACCAACAAAGCAATTATAAGAGATTGTTTAGAACTTCTTCAGTTTTTTAATAAGTGGGAAAATAAGTGGCAAGTGTCTCATGTTCCCAGAGCCACAAATAGTGTGGCTGATGTCCTTACCAAAGTTGCAAGCAGTAGTAATAATATAATCAGCCAGGGAGAAATGATTCCTAGTTGGTTAGAAGATCTCGTCAGGTAGATTTAGGGCCGAATGGCCGGTATTGCATCATTGCGGCAAATTTCGGTTCATTATGCATCCTTAGGTGGTTTTTTGATCCAGGCATCGACCTTTCTAGTCAATCAATTATCATGTGTTTAATCAACCAAAACAACTGTTATCATAATACATTTGCATGATTGTTTGCGTAAAATAGGAAGACACTTGTTCCCCATAAGTTATGTCCTCCCTtatgatttttttcttatttcctaCATAAACGTCATAGCAAGTATCATCATCGCGTAAGCAATAATGCCTCTACCTAATTCATAATTAAAACACAGACACAGTAAGTTCCTATCAATATCATCAAAGATCCTAAAGGTAAAAAATTTGGCAAATATGAATGGCCTTAAACAATGAACCTAATCAatggaggaaaaaaaaaaaccaatggcCAGCATTAACAGTCATTAAGAAATCTACAATTTCTTCCAATTTATTATCGTCCCTTGATGTTACACTTGAAGTTGAGGTTTTAATGGTTACAAAATTGCAACGCACCTGTAATGTTGTGCATTAAAAGCTCTTGTTTGTTGATATGAACCATAAATAGCTCAACCAAAAGTgacttggttacaccgcaaccgCAGTACACTTGTCCCTCAATATGGCAATAGTATCTAAATATGTGTAGGCCTATTCTTTAAACACTGTACAGTTTCCTTTTCCTTGTTGGGAACTATTTACTATTATAAGAAGTTGATTAAAATTTGGAAAAGGAATTTGATTAGgagtataaaagaaaaagaattctgTCCATGTACACATCTGCACAGAGTCATTAGCTTTGAGATACTATCGTCGACAACACGCGAAGACGATCGAAGTTGATGTACTACTTCTTTTCTGAAACATAGTACTGCTGCATATGCGACATATGAGATGTCATGAATTAGTGGCTGGAATCATACCACATATTATCAGCTTCACACCCACGTACAATTCTTGATCACCAGTCATTATTACTTgtcttgattatttttttctatCTTGCCATTAATACGAAGATTCGCCTATTCATTGATCTCTCATCTTGGATCAAGTTTTTCTTATATATAGAAAACCGAATTTAACCATTCTTTTACGTAGTAAATTTTAGAAATTCTAAACAATGTCTCATTCAATCTATCAGTGGTTAAGTTTGGTTGGTATTATATGGTTACAGTCTTTCAATGGAACCAATACTGATTTCCCTGCATACTCCTCACAACTCAAAAAGCTTTTATCCATCTCACAGTTTCAGCTCAACAACTTAGCGTTTGCATCCGATGCCGGAAAGCTTTTAGGTTGGTTTTCCGGTGTTGCTGCCAATTACTTACCACTTCCGTTTGTTCTTATCATCGGTGCGACCCTTGGTTTGATCGGTTACGGGGTGCAATTCCTTTACGTTGTTCAGAAGATTTCGCACTTATCATACTTCCATATTTTCATGCTCAATGTCTTGGCAGGAAATAGCATTTGTTGGATTAACACTGTTTGTTACACGAGCATTATAAAGAACTTTCCGGTTGATCCGCAGGTTGCCGTAGGTTTGGCTACTAGCTATGTTGGATTAAGCGCCAAAATATATACAGATATCGTCGACGTtatttcttcttcaagtgatgctACTGCTAAAGCTAAAAACTATCTGCTTCTCAATTCAATCTTACCGTTGATTGTTTCGTTCGTAACAGCACCCATACTGTTTAAAGATGTAGTGAGTAAAAATAACAAGGAAAATAAGGCAGATATAGTGCAGATTGGATTTACTATAATGTTTCTCGTGACAATAGTTACCGGAGTGTATAGCGTCATGGGCAGTTTGGGATGGAAGACCGTTGTGCAATCACCGTTGCTTTACGCAATCGGTTTAGCTTTTCTTCTGATAGTTATACCGTTGACGATCCCAGTGGGAGTAAAGATTGGGAAGTTTTTGCTTAAATGGTGGCATACTAAGAGGGAGAGCAAAATTTTTAATCTTAGCATGATGGACAATCATCAATCTGCGAATTCGACGGACGAAAGCAATGGGGGAGTAGTTGTTGAGATAAAAGAGCTGAAGGAAGTAGTTGTTCAAGACAGTAATAGTGTTGGTTCAGGATTCAGAGTTCATGGTTTAGTGGAACCTATTAGTAGCAGTAAAGAAGATATTGGTGTGAAGgtggagaaattttttgataGGGACGAAATCCGAAGGGGGTGTGGGGACCAATCACAAGCCGgcagtttttctttttaatttggaCGGTTTCTCACTAACTTTAATTGTGATTGTACACTCCCAAATTACCCCTCCATTAATTCCAGAATAAATATCATCAAATATCTAAAGTAATAACTAACCGGTCAAACCAACCGATGATATATGGAAACAAATAAAACACGATCTCACTGATATCTCGCTCCCTCATATTGAAAAGATTTTTTGAAAACCTGAACTTTGTTTTCCTCTGTTATTTACGGTTCTTCAAGCAGAGGTAAGTTCTTGATCTAAACTCTAAGACTAATTATTCACGATCTCACTGATATCTCGTTCTATATCACATGGCTATGCTATCCAGACATCTATATTTTTTCTAAATTTTAACCAATTTATAACTTATTTTTCTATCAACAGAATGGAAGAGCAAGAGAAAAGTTATTCAATTGATTTGAATGAAACTGCTGATCCAGGAGAATCTATATCGGAGGAGAACTATGTTCAAACAATTACCGAAGTGAGTGTGGTTACTGGAAAGCCTATGGAAAATGACGAAAACATAATGGGAAGAACCTTCAAGTCTGACGATGATGCATATGAATTTTATAATGCTTATGCAAGGACAGTTGGATTCAGCGTGAGAAAACAATCTGCTTCAAAAAGATAAGCAGATAAAGAAGTTATGGGAAGGATATTTTGTTGTTCGCGTGAAGGAGAACGCGAAAAACACCCTAGGGGGACACCAACTAAACCTCGAGCGCTGACGCGAACTGGTTGTATGGCAAGAATGCAAATTAGGATTAATGACGACGAAACATATTCTATTGTGAGTTTTGTGACGGCGCATAACCATGAGCTTTCTTCCCAAGATAAGGTGCATTTGTTGCGATCACAAAGAAAAATACAACCTGCTCAACAAATGCCAACCAAACGTATTGATTATCTAAAAGAAGGTGATGCGAAAGTTCTTTTAGCTTAtttcaaaagaaagcaaaaagaaaataagTCATTTTTCTACACTATTCAACTTGGCGATGACGAACGTATTATGAATTGTTTCTGGTGCGATGCTAAATTTAGACTAGATTATAGCATTTTTGGCGATGTTGTTTGTTTCGACACCACATTTAAGACTAATGGTTATGACATGCCATTTGCACCGATTGTTGGGGTGAACAATCATGGTCAGACTATACTTTTCGGATGTGCTTTACTAAAAAACGAGACTACAGATTCATTTGTATGGTTGTTTAAAACATTACTAGATGTAATGGAaggaaaagaaatgaaaaagatATTCACTGATCAGGCAAGTCAGATGTCTACAGCAATTAAACAGGTATTTCCTAATGCTCATCATcgtttgtgtttattgcatatttttCAGAATGCTGCTAAGCATTTGTCGAATATATTTGGTACTCATAAATCATTTTCAAGTGATTTTAGAAAATGTATTTATGATTAGGAGACTGAGGATGAGTTTTTGTTGGGCTGGGAGCAATTACTTGAAACATACGACTTAAAAGATAACAAATGGTTGAATAACTTGTTCAAGTTACGTGAGAAATGGTCACAAGTATACGGAAGAGAACATTTTTGTGCTGGTATGACAACCACTCAAAGAAGCGAGAGTATTAATAATTACTTCAAGAAATACTTTAAGAAGAAACAAACTCTTTCAGAATTTGTGGTTCAGTCTGATAAAGCAGTGGATGCGCGGCGTGAAAAGGCTAGAAAAGCAGACCACAAATCTGTGTCGACGCAACCAGACCTGACATCAGTATGGGAAGTAGAAAAAAAGCGGCTGAAATATATACTCGAAAGATTTTCAATGAATTCCATTCGGAACTTCTGAGGCTCATTGATCTTTATTTTGAACTCGATACTGATGACGGAACAACAAACATATATAAAGTATCATCATATATTGGAGAAAGGGGGCCTCGTACAGTACGTATCACTTCCTCTAACCTTATATTTCAGTGTAGCTGCAGAAAATTTGAATTTTCCGGTATATTATGTGCTCATATCTTGAAAGTACTTCGTCATTTAAAGTTATCTGATATTCCATCTCATTATTACCTAAAGATGTGGACCAAAGAGGCGTCAAATATTACTGTAGTATTTGATTCTCAGGGAAATAACATAATGGTTGATTGCGATCCCTCGCTATCTACACCTTATAGTGAGTTGTCTCACTTAGCATTATCGGTAGCTAAAAGTGGTTGTGTAAATGAGGAACTAAGTATAGTTACAAAACAAGCGTTATTGAGGGTTCTAGAAGAGATTAAGTCTCACTCGACGACCCAGCCGAGTAGCATGGAAGATGTTTATGAAAGGAATTTGCTTGAAAGAGATGACGAAGATATTCAACAAGTGAACATAACTGTTAAAGATCCCATTCGGAAAAAAACAAGAGGAAAGTCTTCCAAAAGACATAAGAGCGGTCCAGAGAAAGGAAAAAAATGGAAAGAACTCGCAAAGGTATCACTTGTCAACTATCCTGAAATTTAATTTGTTATACAATTTATTTCGATTTTGATTTGCTTTATAAACTTCATTTGAGATTTAAATTTCCAGTTCACTAAGTTAGTTTCTCCACTAGGTCTGTTCCCTGCAAAAGGGTGTCATTTTTAATGTTCTAGACTGCTAGAGCAGTAGTAAAATCACTGAAATAGATATTAAGATGTTTTATAGATCTTCCATTTCCAGCAAAATCACTCCACCGGTTTGGTTTTACATAACTAATATATGTGATAGAATTGTTGACAAGTCTGATCCTTCCAAATCTGACAAGAAAGCGGCTAAACTTTCTTGAGATGGAGTAACAAACAACCAGAAACTTGGGCGTGGGAAGAGAATCCCAATCCCTTCCAAGAAGAAAATGTAGCttccttttattgtttttgtAGTGGGTATAAACCCCTGATTTTAGAAGTTGTTCTTCTATGTGTTTGTTGTCAGGCTTTTGTTGTGGCCGTTGTAGCACTGTCTCGTGCACAGATTAAACAGTATAGACTTCATTGTGCttaaatatgattttaattagaaATCTAAAGCTTCGCTATTGGTGGTGGTGATTTTAACTACAAAACCAAGACATAGAATATTGCTTTTTTTCACATCTTCATTAATGTAAGCATCAACTTTATAATGATGTTACTGTGTCCATTAACATTGTCTACTTCCAATTCCATGGTCTATAATGGCAAGTGGTATCCACCAAATGACTTTCCCTTCGAGAAACAAAGCGAACCAACTTGATGAAAGTGGTTCATAATTTTTACTTGATGAAAAGATCTTTCCAATATGAGGGAGCGAGATATGAGTGAGATAGTGTTTTATTTGTTTCCATATAACATCGGTTGGTTTGAGCGGTTAATTATTACTTTAGATATTTGATGATATTTATTCTGGAATTAATGAAGGGGTAATTTGGGAGTGTACAATACAATTAAAGTTAGTTAGAAACCTtccaaattaagaagaaaaactgtcggcttgtgattGGTCCCCCACACCTCCTTCGGATttcgcccccatcaaaaattttcccGTGAAGGTGATGGTGCGAAGAGTCGAGTTCTGGCTTTATTTTTTCGTATACATGTTCGGAGGAACACTTGGGTTAGTTTTCATGAACAAGTTAGGACAGATAGCCGAGAGTCGTGGACAATCATCCGCCACTACATCTTCGTTGGTTTCACTGTCTTCGGCCTTTTGTTTCTTCGGCCGTCTCTTGCCGTCGCTCGTGCATCACTTTTCCGGTAACAAGTACATgatttcaacaacaacatcaatagcAACATTAATGGCACCGATATCAGCATCATTCTACTTACTTGCTTTCAACTCTGGTATCGTCTCCTTATACATCAGTACAGTGATTATAGGCGTATGCATTGGATCATTTACTTCTATATCTGTTTCTGCCACTACAGAGCTTTTCGGAACCAAGAATTTTAGTATCAACCATAATATCGTTGTTGGTAATATTCCGATTGGTTCGTTCG
This genomic stretch from Papaver somniferum cultivar HN1 chromosome 5, ASM357369v1, whole genome shotgun sequence harbors:
- the LOC113280141 gene encoding uncharacterized protein LOC113280141, with the protein product MVVNKQVVSMCFVMASFKFMSRIRELVGNWWLMFNVIIGYWSAEIFTHLADNASVVRYGGIAGAEPQTETPPMVNGYLPQLQDYTKTTFIKKMKYIDDKGQLANINPDGAQSKHDAKLDCYDILFGGNLGGDWEMTMTYGWWYV
- the LOC113280143 gene encoding protein NUCLEAR FUSION DEFECTIVE 4-like: MSHSIYQWLSLVGIIWLQSFNGTNTDFPAYSSQLKKLLSISQFQLNNLAFASDAGKLLGWFSGVAANYLPLPFVLIIGATLGLIGYGVQFLYVVQKISHLSYFHIFMLNVLAGNSICWINTVCYTSIIKNFPVDPQVAVGLATSYVGLSAKIYTDIVDVISSSSDATAKAKNYLLLNSILPLIVSFVTAPILFKDVVSKNNKENKADIVQIGFTIMFLVTIVTGVYSVMGSLGWKTVVQSPLLYAIGLAFLLIVIPLTIPVGVKIGKFLLKWWHTKRESKIFNLSMMDNHQSANSTDESNGGVVVEIKELKEVVVQDSNSVGSGFRVHGLVEPISSSKEDIGVKVMVRRVEFWLYFFVYMFGGTLGLVFMNKLGQIAESRGQSSATTSSLVSLSSAFCFFGRLLPSLVHHFSGNKYMISTTTSIATLMAPISASFYLLAFNSGIVSLYISTVIIGVCIGSFTSISVSATTELFGTKNFSINHNIVVGNIPIGSFVFGTCAALLYEKKKKKKKFDHMNMMNICMGAECYRTTFIIWGCISLLGTVLAFVLYLRTRKFYQLRQLR